The following are encoded in a window of Rhinolophus sinicus isolate RSC01 linkage group LG12, ASM3656204v1, whole genome shotgun sequence genomic DNA:
- the SLC45A4 gene encoding solute carrier family 45 member 4 isoform X2 → MALNIHAFSAGLGGAIGYVLGGLDWTQTFLGTWFRTQNQVLFFFAAIVFTVSVTLHLLSIDEEQYSPQQERSAEAPPPPAALAGGSSLFPDEVQSEHELALDFLGVGLVRSKSDSVLHVPDSALGLEPELLFLHDIEPSIFHDASHPGTPHSTSQDLAQAPRPSLSSLLRETTKEDATLLDNHLNEAKVPNGSGSPPRASPSGCPRVDGRPLAAPGALRRRRHVFRRQASSTFSYYGKVGSHRYRCRRANAVVLIKPSRSMSDLYDLQARQRQRARHRNQSGATNSSGDTESEEGEGETTVRLLWLSMLKMPRELMRLCVCHLLTWFSVIAEAVFYTDFMGQVIFEGDPKAPSNSSTWQAYNDGVKMGCWGLVIYAATGAICSALLQKYLDNYDLSIRVIYVLGTLGFSIGTAVMAMFANVYIAMVMISTMGVVSMSISYCPYALLGQYHDIKEYIHHSPGSSKRGFGIDCAILSCQVYISQILVASALGGVVDAVGSVRVIPMVASVGSFLGFLTATFLVIYPEVSEEPKEEQKGLSSQPLGEGGPEKPTVLRLSRKGGPKGAVETESMV, encoded by the exons ATGGCCCTTAATATCCACGCCTTCTCTGCCG GCCTCGGCGGGGCCATCGGCTACGTGCTGGGCGGCCTGGACTGGACGCAGACCTTCTTGGGCACCTGGTTCCGGACCCAGAACCAGGTGCTCTTCTTCTTCGCGGCCATCGTGTTCACGGTGTCGGTGACCCTGCACCTGCTGAGCATCGACGAGGAGCAGTACAGCCCGCAGCAGGAGCGCAGCGCCgaggcccccccgccccccgccgccCTGGCCGGCGGCAGCTCCCTGTTTCCCGACGAGGTGCAGTCGGAGCACGAGCTGGCCCTGGacttcctgggggtggggctggtgcGCAGCAAGAGCGACTCGGTGCTGCACGTGCCGGACTCCGCGCTGGGCCTGGAGCCCGAGCTGCTCTTCCTGCACGACATCGAGCCCTCCATCTTCCACGACGCCTCCCACCCCGGCACCCCCCACAGCACCAGCCAGGACCTCGCCCAGGCCCCACGGCCCAGCCTGTCCTCACTGCTCAGGGAAACCACCAAAGAGGACGCCACGCTGCTCGATAATCACTTGAACGAAGCCAAAGTCCCCAACGGCAGTGGCTCCCCGCCGAGAGCCAGCCCCAGCGGCTGCCCCAGGGTGGACGGCAGGCCCCTGGCTGCACCCGGGGCCCTGCGTCGGCGCCGGCACGTGTTCCGCCGGCAGGCGTCCAGCACCTTCTCCTACTACGGCAAGGTCGGCTCGCACCGCTACCGCTGCCGGCGCGCCAACGCCGTGGTGCTCATCAAGCCGTCGCGCAGCATGAGCGACCTGTACGACCTGCAGGCGCGGCAGCGGCAGCGCGCCCGGCACCGCAACCAGAGCGGGGCCACCAACTCCAGCGGAGACACGGAGAGCGAGGAGGGCGAGGGCGAGACCACCGTGCGGCTGCTGTGGCTGTCCATGCTCAAGATGCCCCGGGAGCTGATGCGGCTGTGCGTGTGCCACCTGCTCACCTGGTTCTCCGTCATCGCCGAGGCCGTCTTCTACACCGACTTCATGGGCCAGGTCATCTTTGAAGGGGACCCCAAG GCTCCCTCCAACTCATCCACCTGGCAGGCGTACAACGACGGTGTGAAGATGGGCTGCTGGGGCCTGGTCATTTACGCGGCTACCGGTGCCATTTGCTCAG CCCTGTTGCAGAAGTACTTGGACAACTACGACCTGAGCATCAGGGTCATCTACGTGCTGGGGACGCTGGGCTTCTCCATTGGCACGGCCGTGATGGCCATGTTTGCCAACGTGTACATCGCCATGGTGATGATCAGCACCATGGGCGTGGTGTCCATGAGCATCTCCTACTGTCCCTACGCGCTGCTCGGGCAGTACCACGACATCAAGGAG TACATACATCACAGCCCCGGGAGCTCCAAGCGTGGCTTCGGCATAGACTGTGCCATCCTGTCCTGCCAGGTCTACATCTCCCAGATCCTGGTGGCGTCCGCCCTCGGGGGCGTGGTCGACGCCGTGGGGAGTGTCCGCGTCATCCCCATGGTGGCCTCCGTGGGCTCCTTCCTGGGCTTCCTGACGGCCACATTCCTGGTGATCTACCCGGAGGTGTCAGAAGAGCCCAAGGAAGAGCAGAAAGGCCTGTCTTCCCAGCCCTTGGGCGAAGGCGGCCCTGAGAAGCCCACGGTCCTGAGGCTCTCCCGGAAGGGCGGCCCGAAGGGCGCCGTGGAGACCGAGTCCATGGTGTGA